One Paenibacillus sp. FSL H7-0737 DNA segment encodes these proteins:
- a CDS encoding type IA DNA topoisomerase, which yields MKTLIIAEKPDMGRNIAAAIEPKAKNYRSYLEGEQYIITWAIGHLIGLAEPDAYDVKYKKWNINDLPIIPDQFKLVPNARTIDQLKVIGDLAKRSDLLVNSCDAGREGQHIFSLIQRHLKLEHPVKRLWISDLTPETIRKGFQELKDGSEYENLTKAAKARSEADWLIGMNGSRAFTTKHNVLLSVGRVQTPVLALIYDRQKTIEAFSSLKFFEVEGHFTQNEMTYKGMWQGDRLTDGDKAEALAAKVKGKPGRIESYEVKETKEYPNKLYDLTLLQREANGKYAFSAKKTLDIAQALYEKHKVISYPRTNSNYVTEQNIPEMHKTLSALQGTAYDEWVKGANRNLVHKGNKFICNPSKVEDHHAILPTYRKASGLSADEGKLYDLIVRRFLSQFYPAAEYKVHTVMTEVEEEKFKTTVKELLSLGWKVIYADQKKDKAKTSKGKNKDDEEDEEIEVNEPFSIAPAEEVVCSEAIVKEKDTQPPKHYTEGTLLRAMESAGKQIEDEELRDAMKDSGLGTPATRAATIERLKNVGYIEMQGKKIAITQKGRTAIELIRGAGIELLTSPEMTGQWERRLNEISRGTASDGQFMENVKRFACMIVDKVRVQSRASKTSFEGETPSVNTSAKGRNAGSTSRKTTDKPAAPRKRKASSEEESANSGPKVIGNCPRPGCGGMIFMGKKGYGCSHYKEGCKFVIWKENHGRILTDTQVKALIEKGRTGKLKLTSEDGTPLEGKLVLQNMDTGQLAIES from the coding sequence TTGAAGACACTCATTATTGCGGAGAAACCGGATATGGGGCGGAATATCGCCGCCGCAATAGAACCGAAGGCCAAAAATTACCGTTCCTATCTTGAAGGGGAGCAGTACATTATTACTTGGGCAATAGGGCATCTAATCGGTTTGGCCGAGCCGGATGCTTATGATGTTAAATACAAAAAGTGGAATATTAATGATCTGCCCATTATTCCAGACCAGTTCAAACTGGTTCCTAATGCGCGGACAATCGACCAGCTTAAGGTAATTGGAGATCTTGCGAAACGTAGCGATCTTCTAGTGAATTCATGCGATGCCGGGCGAGAAGGGCAGCATATCTTTTCACTCATTCAACGACATTTGAAGCTGGAGCATCCTGTGAAGCGGTTGTGGATCTCGGATCTGACGCCAGAGACCATTCGCAAAGGATTCCAGGAGCTGAAGGATGGATCGGAGTACGAGAATCTAACGAAAGCAGCAAAAGCTCGCAGTGAAGCGGATTGGCTCATCGGTATGAACGGATCACGCGCTTTTACTACAAAGCATAATGTGCTGCTGTCCGTGGGTAGGGTTCAAACTCCCGTACTCGCGCTGATTTACGACCGTCAGAAGACGATTGAGGCGTTCTCTTCCCTAAAGTTTTTTGAGGTGGAGGGACATTTTACTCAGAATGAAATGACCTATAAAGGGATGTGGCAGGGGGATCGGCTGACAGACGGGGATAAGGCGGAGGCGCTGGCTGCCAAGGTCAAAGGAAAACCGGGCCGGATTGAGTCTTACGAGGTTAAGGAAACAAAAGAGTATCCGAATAAGCTGTACGATTTGACGCTGCTGCAGCGTGAGGCGAATGGAAAGTACGCTTTTTCCGCAAAAAAGACGCTTGATATCGCTCAAGCATTATACGAAAAGCATAAGGTGATCTCTTATCCGAGGACGAACTCCAACTATGTTACAGAACAGAATATTCCTGAGATGCATAAGACATTATCCGCGCTGCAAGGGACGGCTTATGATGAGTGGGTGAAGGGTGCGAATCGCAATCTCGTTCATAAAGGGAATAAATTCATCTGCAACCCCTCGAAGGTTGAGGATCACCACGCGATTTTGCCTACATATCGTAAAGCATCAGGACTTAGTGCAGATGAAGGAAAGCTGTATGATTTGATTGTGCGGCGTTTTTTGTCTCAGTTCTATCCGGCAGCGGAGTATAAAGTGCATACGGTGATGACCGAGGTAGAAGAGGAAAAGTTCAAAACCACAGTCAAGGAATTATTAAGCCTCGGCTGGAAGGTCATTTACGCGGACCAGAAGAAGGATAAAGCGAAGACTTCCAAGGGTAAGAACAAGGATGACGAAGAGGACGAAGAGATCGAAGTGAACGAACCATTTTCTATTGCTCCGGCAGAAGAAGTGGTTTGTAGTGAGGCTATTGTTAAAGAGAAAGATACTCAGCCACCCAAGCATTACACAGAAGGTACGCTGCTTCGAGCGATGGAAAGTGCCGGAAAGCAGATTGAGGATGAAGAGCTTCGCGATGCTATGAAGGATTCAGGGCTTGGAACTCCGGCTACCCGTGCAGCAACGATAGAACGGCTGAAGAATGTCGGATACATCGAAATGCAGGGCAAAAAAATTGCCATCACACAAAAAGGACGAACAGCCATTGAGCTGATTCGTGGAGCGGGTATTGAGCTGTTGACTTCACCGGAAATGACCGGACAATGGGAACGTCGTTTGAACGAAATATCGAGAGGAACGGCGTCGGATGGGCAGTTTATGGAGAATGTAAAAAGATTCGCCTGCATGATCGTAGACAAAGTACGAGTACAATCCCGGGCGTCCAAAACCTCTTTTGAAGGGGAGACGCCTTCTGTCAATACAAGTGCTAAAGGGCGAAATGCTGGAAGTACATCTCGTAAAACCACCGACAAACCTGCGGCGCCGCGAAAGCGCAAGGCAAGTAGTGAAGAGGAATCTGCCAATTCAGGGCCTAAGGTCATCGGAAACTGTCCGCGTCCCGGCTGCGGTGGAATGATTTTTATGGGTAAAAAAGGCTACGGCTGCTCTCATTACAAGGAAGGCTGCAAATTCGTGATCTGGAAAGAGAATCATGGTCGTATACTCACGGATACACAAGTGAAGGCATTGATTGAGAAAGGTCGGACGGGCAAGCTAAAGCTTACCAGCGAAGACGGTACACCACTGGAAGGCAAGCTAGTTCTTCAAAATATGGATACGGGCCAATTAGCAATTGAATCATAG